The segment TCGGCTTCCACCGCGACAGCACCAAGGCTGCCCACTACGTTCCGGAATACATGCACCGCCAGGGCTACACGATCATTCCGGTGAACCCGGCGCTCGCCGACCGGGGTGAGAGCTATTTCGGGCATAAGGCAGTTGCGTCTCTGAGTGAAATCACGGCGCCGGTAGACGTCGTTGAGATTTTCCGCCGCAGTGACAAGGTCGGGTTGCACCTGGGCGACATTCTGGCCATGAATCCGCTGCCCCGGGTGGTATGGCTCCAGCTGGGTATCCGAAACAACGAGGTCGCGCGGGAACTGACGGCACGCGGTATTGACGTGATTCAGGACCGCTGCATGCTGGCCGACCACCGCGCCCTGCTGTAAGCGGCGCGCGAATCGGGGGCCAGCCGTGACGGAGGCCCCCGGTTCGTACCCATCAGAACCTCAGCGTTAGTGCAGCGGGACGTGTCCGGGAAAACCCAGCAGGTAGTCCAGCAGGTCGCCTACCATCGCTGAGGCCGTCACCATGCCTCCGGCGCCGCCGCCCGCGAAGATCAGTGAGCCGCATTCCTCGCCTTCGTAGATCATGGCGTTGCGGCTCGCTCCCGACGTGCACAGGGCGTGTGTGGCGGGCAGACGCCGTGGCGCGACCGTCGCCTTC is part of the Deinococcus malanensis genome and harbors:
- a CDS encoding CoA-binding protein; the encoded protein is MTLLHGTQDIVRVLTENKVIAVVGFHRDSTKAAHYVPEYMHRQGYTIIPVNPALADRGESYFGHKAVASLSEITAPVDVVEIFRRSDKVGLHLGDILAMNPLPRVVWLQLGIRNNEVARELTARGIDVIQDRCMLADHRALL